The Procambarus clarkii isolate CNS0578487 chromosome 56, FALCON_Pclarkii_2.0, whole genome shotgun sequence genome includes a region encoding these proteins:
- the LOC138353249 gene encoding magnetosome-associated protein MamJ-like produces MSPLQKTQREVMQQLSIAITRVMLIGNYDDVEFHIEDVDIYNHIEVCVDNKILEVHDICDIDDCYMDINDVDFADVHDFDDVDGVVVDGVVVDGVVVDGVVVEVEVVVVEVVVDVVVVEVVVVEVVVDVVVVEVVVVEVVVDVVVVEVEVDVVVVEVVVAVVVIEVVVDVIVVEVVVDVDVVDVEVVVDVVVVEVVVDVVDVEVEVDVVVDVVLVEVVVDVVVVEVAVDAVVVEVEVEVLVDVVVVVDDVVVVEVVVEVVDVEVVVDVVVLEVVVDAVVVEVVVDVVPVVEVDVVPVAMVVNGLVVVVDVVPISLVDIAVPEFVV; encoded by the exons ATGTCCCCCTTACAGAAGACTCAACGTGAGGTCATGCAGCAACTGAG TATAGCCATAACACGGGTTATGTTAATTGGTAATTATGATGATGTTGAGTTTCATATTGAAGATGTTGACATTTATAATCATATTGAGGTTTGTGTTGATAATAAAATCTTAGAGGTTCATGATATTTGCGATATTGATGATTGTTACATGGATATTAATGATGTTGACTTTGCTGATGTTCATGATTTTGATGATG ttgatggtgtggtagttgatggtgtggtagttgatggtgtggtagttgatggtgtggtagttgaaGTTGAAGTTGTGGTTGTTGaagtggtagttgatgttgtggttgttgaagtggtagttgtggaggtggtagttgatgttgtagttgtagaggtggtagttgtggaggtggtagttgatgttgtagttgtagAGGTGGaagttgatgttgtggttgtggaggtggtggttgctgttgttgttatagaggttgttgttgatgtaatagttgttgAAGTGGTAGTTGATGTTGATGTTGTGGATGTGGAGGTAgtagttgatgttgtggttgtggaagtggtggttgatgttgttgatgttgaggttgaagttgatgttgtagttGATGTAGTACttgtggaggtggtagttgatgttgtagttgttgaggTAGCAGTTGATGCTGTGGTTGTTGAAGTGGAAGTTGAAGTTCTAGttgatgttgtagtggtggtagacgaTGTTGTGGTTGTGGAAGTTGTAGTTGAAGTTGTGGATGTTGaagtggtagttgatgttgtagttCTGGAGGTAGTAGTTGATGCtgttgttgtggaggtggtggttgatgttgtgCCCGTTGTGGAGGTTGATGTTGTTCCAGTTGCTATGGTTGTTAATGGGctcgttgtggtggttgatgttgttCCAATTTCATTGGTTGATATCGCTGTCCCGGAATTtgtagtctga